Proteins encoded within one genomic window of Streptomyces sp. NBC_01314:
- a CDS encoding class I SAM-dependent methyltransferase, with protein sequence MKILSPRLLRALERFNAAYPWDHNAHYHPWILRQLPKRFNDALDIGSGSGDLARLLARRAAAVTAVDSDPVITSQAQELTPAALPVTFIVADAVAEFPVGSYDVITCVATIHHLPFAQALTCFRRHLAPGGTLVIVGLSRTQTPVDHLLGVVAIPANAAMGWLKNKGRPSPRPVSMTAPTRSADMTFDDIVRTARDVLPGARLRRRLFWRYTLVCNHS encoded by the coding sequence ATGAAGATCCTGTCGCCTCGTCTCCTGCGTGCTCTTGAACGGTTCAATGCCGCCTACCCGTGGGATCACAACGCCCACTACCACCCCTGGATCCTGCGGCAGCTGCCGAAACGCTTCAACGACGCCCTGGACATCGGATCCGGCAGCGGAGACCTCGCAAGGCTCCTGGCCAGACGCGCCGCCGCTGTGACGGCAGTCGATTCTGATCCGGTGATCACCTCCCAGGCCCAGGAGTTGACTCCTGCTGCGCTTCCCGTGACCTTCATCGTCGCGGATGCAGTAGCCGAGTTCCCTGTCGGCTCCTACGACGTCATCACTTGCGTCGCCACGATCCACCATCTGCCGTTCGCCCAGGCACTCACCTGTTTCCGCCGCCATCTGGCGCCGGGAGGGACCTTGGTGATCGTGGGCCTGTCCCGCACTCAGACCCCTGTGGACCACCTGCTCGGTGTCGTCGCCATTCCGGCCAACGCCGCCATGGGCTGGCTGAAGAACAAGGGGCGCCCCTCGCCCCGGCCCGTATCCATGACGGCCCCTACTCGCTCAGCGGACATGACCTTCGACGACATTGTCCGTACAGCCAGAGACGTCCTCCCCGGAGCACGGCTGCGACGACGGCTGTTCTGGCGCTATACGCTCGTTTGCAATCACTCCTGA
- a CDS encoding putative protein N(5)-glutamine methyltransferase has translation MPLVSTSSVVTALRAAGCVFAEDEAELILATARTPDEATTMVDRRVAGLPLELVLGWAEFAGLRITVETGVFVPRRRTEFLVERALATVPGASVVVDLCCGSGAVGVALAASLDGAELHAADIDPAAVRCARRNIAPHDGHAHEGDLFAALPDRLRGRVDILAANVPYVPTGEVPLLPSEARDHEPLVALDGGRDGLDVLRRVAAEASEWLAPGGCLLVETSERQAPLALDTFHRSGLTARVAVSEEMYAHVVLGSRP, from the coding sequence ATGCCACTTGTCTCAACCTCCTCTGTCGTCACGGCACTTCGTGCCGCCGGTTGCGTCTTCGCCGAGGACGAGGCGGAGTTGATCCTCGCCACCGCACGCACCCCGGACGAGGCCACCACCATGGTCGACCGGCGCGTCGCCGGCCTCCCCCTCGAACTCGTCCTCGGCTGGGCCGAGTTCGCGGGCCTGCGCATCACCGTGGAAACCGGTGTGTTCGTTCCCCGCCGCCGCACCGAGTTCCTCGTCGAGCGGGCCCTCGCCACCGTCCCCGGCGCCTCGGTCGTCGTCGACCTCTGCTGCGGCTCCGGCGCGGTGGGTGTCGCCCTGGCCGCCTCACTCGACGGGGCGGAACTCCACGCCGCCGACATCGACCCGGCGGCGGTCCGCTGCGCCCGCCGCAACATCGCCCCGCACGACGGCCACGCGCACGAGGGTGACCTCTTCGCGGCGCTGCCCGACCGCCTGCGGGGCCGCGTCGACATCCTCGCGGCGAACGTCCCGTACGTCCCGACCGGCGAGGTCCCGCTCCTGCCGAGCGAGGCCCGCGACCACGAACCCCTCGTCGCCCTGGACGGCGGCAGGGACGGCCTCGACGTGCTGCGCAGGGTCGCCGCAGAGGCCTCCGAATGGCTCGCCCCGGGCGGCTGTCTGCTCGTCGAGACGAGCGAACGCCAGGCACCGCTCGCCCTCGACACCTTCCACCGCTCCGGCCTCACCGCACGCGTGGCCGTCTCGGAGGAGATGTACGCCCACGTGGTGCTCGGCTCAAGACCCTGA
- a CDS encoding GNAT family N-acetyltransferase, whose protein sequence is MSEYASGSKGAGIVPHVLDNPALASLTGPHAHFAERRGRVLRYPLDVSPWLALPDEPDADDWADLAALAGPGAEVPVPAYTGGFPADWEVTFDLAGVQLVDDGIAAAPDGEAVLLGSADVPEMLDLVERTQPGPFLPRTVELGTYLGIRRGGALVAMAGERLHPPGWTEISAVCTDPAFRGAGLATRLVHAVAHGIRERGETPFLHTAATNTTAIRLYESLGFRLRRTTRFMAARVPLVEAGEERVGV, encoded by the coding sequence ATGTCCGAGTACGCGAGTGGCAGCAAGGGTGCGGGCATCGTGCCGCACGTCCTCGACAATCCCGCCCTCGCCTCCCTCACCGGGCCGCACGCCCACTTCGCCGAGCGGCGGGGCCGGGTGCTGCGCTACCCGCTCGACGTCTCCCCGTGGCTGGCCCTCCCCGACGAGCCCGACGCGGACGACTGGGCCGACCTCGCGGCGCTGGCCGGCCCCGGCGCCGAGGTCCCGGTCCCGGCCTACACCGGGGGGTTCCCGGCCGACTGGGAGGTGACGTTCGACCTGGCGGGCGTGCAGCTCGTCGACGACGGGATAGCCGCGGCCCCGGACGGCGAGGCCGTACTCCTCGGCTCCGCCGACGTGCCCGAGATGCTCGACCTCGTCGAGCGCACCCAGCCCGGCCCCTTCCTGCCCCGCACCGTCGAGCTCGGCACCTACCTCGGTATCCGCCGGGGCGGCGCCCTGGTCGCCATGGCCGGTGAGCGGCTGCATCCGCCGGGCTGGACCGAGATCAGCGCGGTCTGCACCGACCCGGCCTTCCGTGGCGCGGGCCTCGCCACCCGCCTCGTCCACGCCGTCGCCCACGGCATCCGCGAACGGGGCGAAACCCCCTTCCTCCACACCGCCGCGACCAACACGACCGCCATCCGCCTCTACGAATCCCTCGGCTTCCGCCTACGCCGCACCACCCGCTTCATGGCGGCCAGGGTGCCGTTGGTCGAGGCGGGGGAGGAGCGGGTGGGGGTGTAG
- a CDS encoding ferredoxin reductase: protein MTESAFTPATRFAVPGRIAVSNRASALWRTATLTEIRRETPAVATFRFAVPGWAGHLPGQHLMLRLTAGDGYTAQRHYSLASPPDDTGHIELTLDHVEGGEVSGWFHSEARPGDEVEVRGPLSGFFAWPGDRPALLIGAGSGVVPLMSMIRHHRAGDLDVPLRLLVSARGPEELVYAAEYGAETTAVFTRRAPDGVPVGRLSPAHVAPLLAERPPGGWEAYVCGSNAFAEHASRLLVEAGQPVDRIRIERFG, encoded by the coding sequence CTGACCGAGTCGGCCTTCACACCGGCCACGCGGTTCGCCGTGCCGGGTCGTATCGCCGTGAGCAACCGGGCCTCGGCGCTCTGGCGGACGGCGACGCTGACGGAGATCCGTCGGGAGACACCGGCCGTGGCCACGTTCCGGTTCGCGGTGCCCGGGTGGGCGGGGCATCTGCCGGGGCAACATCTGATGCTGCGGCTGACCGCCGGCGACGGCTACACCGCGCAGCGCCACTACTCGCTGGCGTCCCCGCCGGACGACACCGGGCACATCGAACTGACCCTGGACCATGTCGAGGGCGGCGAGGTCTCCGGGTGGTTCCACAGCGAGGCCCGGCCCGGCGACGAGGTCGAGGTGCGCGGCCCCCTCAGCGGCTTCTTCGCCTGGCCCGGGGACCGGCCCGCGCTGCTGATCGGCGCCGGTTCCGGCGTCGTACCGCTGATGTCGATGATCCGCCACCACCGGGCGGGCGACCTCGACGTACCGCTGCGGCTGCTGGTCTCCGCGCGCGGGCCCGAGGAACTGGTCTACGCGGCGGAGTACGGCGCGGAGACCACGGCCGTGTTCACGCGTCGGGCGCCCGATGGGGTGCCGGTGGGACGGCTGTCGCCGGCACATGTGGCGCCGCTCCTGGCCGAGCGGCCACCGGGCGGGTGGGAAGCCTATGTGTGCGGCTCCAACGCGTTCGCCGAGCACGCCTCCCGGCTGCTGGT
- a CDS encoding nucleotidyltransferase domain-containing protein, with amino-acid sequence MTADDVLSVLALLQRARVDVWIGGGWGIDALIGEQTRGHRDLDLMHRKDHEAAVMAVLSGIGFAESLDWRPIRFVVTDLDGRGIDLHPLVFAEDGSAAQASFEPERPFMYPSSCFVTGVISGTTVPCLSAEQQVYFHQGYEPTDRDRHDMAQLRRVFGISTHF; translated from the coding sequence ATGACAGCTGATGACGTGTTGTCTGTCTTGGCCCTGCTGCAAAGGGCACGGGTTGACGTCTGGATCGGCGGAGGCTGGGGGATCGATGCTCTGATTGGCGAGCAGACCCGGGGGCATCGCGACCTGGACTTGATGCATCGGAAGGATCATGAAGCCGCTGTCATGGCAGTCTTGTCTGGCATCGGTTTCGCAGAGAGCCTCGACTGGCGGCCTATCCGGTTCGTCGTAACGGATCTGGACGGCCGAGGGATCGACCTTCACCCGCTGGTTTTCGCCGAGGACGGCTCAGCAGCGCAGGCATCGTTTGAACCGGAGCGACCGTTCATGTATCCCTCCTCATGCTTTGTGACGGGCGTCATCAGCGGGACGACCGTCCCGTGTCTCTCAGCTGAGCAGCAGGTTTACTTCCACCAGGGTTATGAGCCAACCGATCGTGATCGTCACGACATGGCCCAACTCCGCCGAGTCTTCGGGATCTCCACTCATTTTTGA
- a CDS encoding TniQ family protein, whose translation MSEEAPLPRSLVPLPGESLPGLLLRLSHRLDQPPSVIAFRSGLTRRIGIPTPVNHLLMLAPQFRPRFSRATRVPEHLTDGLTLRPLVSRYPAVADALTRRGRQSHLRPRSYFPPWIFGTSTRYCPLCLAGDGSQIQLRHGGAWKTTWRLAVTFICLHHRIFLQDTCPACQVPAHVASRKLSLLPSPTVAGLHPLQCRNTRTDLTHCGDRMDNPDHVINTSTPSPEVIELQHQLQHLLSPDCDPTSAFAVFSDLQVLAAIVQATWPATASVTPEHRLADAFDAHITAQQHCDLTALTHVQRGNLWVTPPLSAPAMAGLMDIASRLLALPPAALPQAITALLGSLPPPTASGWGNIWTRLRHDASPEFRTQVMSALPRSFRVGGSREDASWRIARRPALRTRDRGYLPEHIPQWLPDDWFRLAVHDTSPKAMSRSVTYRRFVAVQLVQIVTGFQLEEAARFLGIPDAWHQAPIQQRKLHSRSRYRHRTEDLSVSLESIGRHLAQIESPVSYRARRMRYSDWTLSPEEWASMTASRPRQEGRHSPSDLLIHACVSSSIWARLTGSEWRLAPSILIHFPSLSSLDMGGKQAEAVRHRIRHRTSPYYRGLGELINQVAAAEHRA comes from the coding sequence GTGTCCGAGGAGGCGCCGCTGCCCCGCAGCCTTGTTCCGCTACCCGGCGAGAGCCTCCCCGGTCTGCTGCTGCGGCTGTCTCACCGCCTTGACCAGCCACCATCGGTCATCGCCTTCCGATCCGGCCTGACCCGCCGCATCGGCATACCTACGCCGGTGAACCACCTGCTCATGCTGGCACCGCAGTTCCGGCCCCGATTCTCCCGTGCCACCAGAGTTCCCGAGCACCTGACCGACGGCCTCACTCTGCGTCCGCTCGTCAGCCGCTACCCCGCCGTTGCCGACGCCTTGACCCGCCGAGGACGCCAGTCCCACCTGCGCCCGCGCTCCTACTTCCCTCCCTGGATCTTCGGCACGAGCACCCGCTACTGCCCTCTCTGCCTGGCGGGCGACGGCAGCCAGATCCAGCTGAGGCACGGCGGCGCCTGGAAGACCACCTGGCGGCTGGCCGTGACCTTCATCTGCCTGCACCACCGGATCTTCCTTCAGGACACCTGCCCGGCCTGCCAGGTCCCCGCCCACGTCGCTTCGCGCAAACTCAGCCTTCTTCCCTCACCCACGGTGGCTGGACTGCATCCCCTCCAATGCCGCAACACCCGCACGGACCTGACCCATTGCGGCGATCGGATGGACAACCCCGACCACGTCATCAACACGTCCACCCCCAGCCCCGAGGTGATTGAGCTCCAGCACCAGCTGCAACACCTGCTCTCGCCCGACTGTGACCCGACCAGCGCCTTCGCCGTCTTCAGCGACCTTCAGGTCCTTGCCGCGATCGTCCAGGCAACCTGGCCCGCGACCGCCAGCGTCACTCCTGAGCACCGACTGGCGGATGCCTTTGACGCCCACATCACTGCGCAACAGCACTGTGATCTCACCGCTCTGACACACGTCCAGCGCGGAAACCTTTGGGTGACTCCACCGTTGTCCGCCCCAGCCATGGCCGGACTCATGGACATTGCCTCCCGTCTGCTGGCCCTGCCCCCGGCTGCCCTGCCTCAGGCCATCACGGCGTTGCTCGGGAGCCTCCCTCCTCCCACCGCCAGCGGCTGGGGCAACATCTGGACCAGACTGCGGCACGATGCCTCTCCGGAATTTCGCACCCAGGTGATGTCCGCCCTCCCGAGATCCTTCCGAGTCGGCGGCAGCCGCGAGGACGCGAGCTGGCGCATCGCCCGACGGCCGGCCCTCCGCACACGCGACCGCGGCTACCTTCCAGAGCACATCCCTCAGTGGCTGCCGGACGACTGGTTTCGTCTCGCGGTCCATGACACTTCACCGAAGGCGATGAGCCGCAGCGTTACCTACCGACGCTTCGTCGCCGTCCAGCTGGTGCAGATCGTCACCGGCTTCCAGCTGGAGGAAGCCGCACGCTTCCTTGGAATCCCCGATGCCTGGCACCAAGCGCCCATCCAACAGCGCAAGCTGCACTCCCGCAGCCGCTACCGTCACCGGACCGAAGACCTCTCCGTGTCCCTGGAAAGCATCGGTAGGCACCTCGCTCAGATCGAATCGCCGGTGAGCTACCGAGCACGGCGCATGCGCTATTCGGATTGGACCCTCAGTCCCGAAGAGTGGGCGAGTATGACCGCCTCACGCCCAAGACAAGAAGGCCGTCATAGCCCCTCTGACCTGCTGATTCACGCCTGCGTGTCCAGCAGTATCTGGGCACGTCTCACCGGCAGCGAGTGGAGACTCGCGCCCAGCATCCTGATCCACTTCCCGTCCCTCAGCTCCCTCGACATGGGAGGCAAACAGGCGGAGGCAGTGCGGCACCGCATCAGGCACAGAACCAGCCCCTACTACCGCGGCCTTGGCGAACTCATCAACCAGGTTGCCGCGGCCGAACATCGGGCCTGA
- a CDS encoding phosphotransferase family protein, producing MNHDEAATVRPLTLAWVGRHLEAGERIVKAEELHGGITAEMRRLIIGTRDGGTRDLVLRTYVDPFYMEHAEDGLIGEASALTLLAGTGVPAPSLVAVDPTAAQCEYPSLLMTHLAGRTVLDDEGVEARVRLLARQLVAIHAVCPAERPREYATLTTADTVVVPKGADAAVWAAAIEVIRRPAPPYEGRFLHRDFQPGNVLFDVSPSNPEGARITGVIDWAAASWGPADLDVAHCSVNLALLHGPAWGLRFAEAYEEAGGVLAASVSERLYWRVRDALAASEEVQSVSQPWREAGRTELTTRAVEERLDAYVTALMDAPG from the coding sequence ATGAACCACGATGAGGCCGCGACTGTCCGACCGTTGACGCTGGCTTGGGTGGGTCGGCACCTGGAGGCCGGCGAACGGATCGTCAAAGCCGAGGAGCTGCACGGCGGCATCACCGCCGAGATGCGGAGGCTGATCATCGGCACACGGGACGGAGGCACCCGTGACCTGGTGCTGCGGACCTACGTCGACCCGTTCTATATGGAGCACGCCGAGGACGGGCTGATTGGGGAGGCCAGCGCTCTGACCTTGCTCGCGGGGACCGGCGTGCCGGCTCCTTCACTGGTCGCGGTTGATCCGACTGCCGCGCAGTGCGAGTATCCGTCGCTCCTGATGACCCATCTGGCGGGCCGGACGGTTCTCGACGATGAAGGAGTGGAGGCGCGCGTTCGCCTGCTGGCCCGTCAACTTGTGGCGATCCACGCGGTGTGCCCTGCTGAGCGGCCCCGGGAATATGCGACGTTGACGACCGCGGACACTGTCGTGGTTCCCAAGGGCGCCGACGCGGCCGTATGGGCCGCAGCGATCGAAGTGATCCGCAGGCCCGCGCCACCCTATGAAGGGCGCTTCCTGCACCGGGACTTCCAGCCCGGCAACGTGCTGTTCGACGTGTCGCCTTCGAACCCGGAAGGCGCCCGGATCACCGGCGTCATCGACTGGGCAGCAGCCTCCTGGGGCCCGGCCGATCTCGATGTGGCGCACTGCTCCGTCAATCTCGCGCTGCTGCACGGCCCGGCTTGGGGTCTGCGGTTCGCCGAGGCGTACGAGGAGGCTGGCGGTGTGCTGGCTGCGAGCGTGAGCGAGCGGCTGTACTGGCGGGTGCGGGACGCGCTGGCCGCCTCGGAAGAAGTGCAGTCGGTGTCGCAGCCGTGGCGGGAGGCCGGGAGGACAGAGCTGACGACGCGAGCTGTGGAGGAGCGGCTGGATGCCTATGTCACCGCCCTGATGGACGCGCCGGGCTGA
- a CDS encoding sulfite oxidase-like oxidoreductase: MNVTRGFTGRPRVHNPGLPPGQYDAGEDWPVLSAEVTPDLTPADWTFRIDGLVARPRSWDWDEAHALPASPYEGDIHCVTSWSKFGVRFGGVSLDAFLDVVRPDASATHAVAYSHSGYTTNLPLADLTGGRAWIAWEYDGKPLPAEHGGPARLLVPHLYFWKSAKWIAGLRLLDHDEPGFWEQNGYHARGNPWEEQRYSGD; the protein is encoded by the coding sequence ATGAACGTCACACGAGGCTTCACCGGACGCCCCCGCGTCCACAATCCCGGACTGCCGCCCGGCCAGTACGACGCCGGCGAGGACTGGCCCGTCCTGTCGGCCGAGGTCACCCCCGACCTCACGCCCGCCGACTGGACGTTCCGGATCGACGGTCTGGTGGCGCGGCCGCGCTCCTGGGACTGGGACGAGGCGCACGCGCTGCCCGCGTCGCCGTACGAGGGCGACATCCACTGTGTGACGAGCTGGTCGAAGTTCGGGGTGCGGTTCGGAGGCGTCTCGCTGGACGCGTTCCTGGACGTGGTCCGGCCCGACGCGTCCGCCACCCACGCGGTCGCGTACTCCCACAGCGGCTACACCACGAACCTCCCGCTCGCCGACCTCACCGGCGGACGCGCCTGGATCGCGTGGGAGTACGACGGCAAGCCGCTGCCCGCCGAGCACGGCGGCCCGGCGCGGCTGCTGGTGCCGCATCTGTACTTCTGGAAGAGCGCGAAGTGGATCGCGGGCCTGCGACTGCTCGACCACGACGAGCCCGGTTTCTGGGAGCAGAACGGCTATCACGCGCGGGGCAACCCGTGGGAGGAGCAGCGGTACTCCGGTGACTGA
- a CDS encoding TnsA-like heteromeric transposase endonuclease subunit — translation MDGDEIFWPVRDLGSVPVLSSRPVRRFAWRARQRHRPGLQFLVSTGRHHGFESLEEARLLLALDFLQVREVLPQPFRLEFVHGDGRMEHVPDFLAVMGDGSRWLFDVRPGHLVKEADAVKFAAADEAARSCHWKYAVVTGWRRHVWPVLDALSAQRRPLDDPLQLRAEVLGEVARGPAPFGDLARRTSLPVVARAHTLHLLWHRQQGIDMASPLSDGSMVWLAGGATR, via the coding sequence TTGGACGGCGACGAGATCTTCTGGCCGGTTCGCGATCTGGGATCGGTTCCGGTGCTCTCGTCGCGGCCGGTACGGCGCTTCGCCTGGCGGGCGCGTCAACGGCACCGGCCGGGACTTCAGTTTCTGGTGTCCACCGGTCGTCACCACGGGTTCGAATCGTTGGAGGAAGCCCGGTTGCTGCTGGCACTCGACTTCCTGCAGGTTCGGGAGGTGCTGCCGCAGCCCTTCCGGTTGGAGTTCGTGCACGGCGATGGCCGGATGGAGCACGTACCGGACTTCTTGGCCGTGATGGGTGACGGCTCACGGTGGCTGTTCGACGTGCGCCCGGGCCATCTGGTGAAGGAAGCGGACGCCGTGAAGTTCGCCGCGGCGGACGAGGCGGCACGCTCCTGCCATTGGAAATACGCGGTGGTCACTGGGTGGCGGCGGCATGTGTGGCCGGTGCTGGACGCCCTGTCGGCTCAGCGACGCCCGCTGGACGATCCACTCCAGCTGCGCGCGGAGGTTCTTGGTGAAGTGGCCCGAGGGCCGGCCCCGTTCGGTGACTTGGCACGCCGCACCTCGTTGCCGGTCGTGGCCCGGGCCCACACCCTCCATCTGCTCTGGCACCGCCAGCAGGGCATCGACATGGCCAGCCCACTGAGCGACGGCTCGATGGTCTGGCTGGCCGGGGGAGCAACGCGGTGA
- a CDS encoding AAA family ATPase — translation MSEVTPRSVLAELASGTKPRRDTYEGWQRYRTTRGQFLAAPILTFTQWRAMSSSERSLYDLHRTATHVNLPLQETPMSLRVGRLVNRRLRNNALKQNVATRPGVMVSGWGYQGKTETVCEVAAAFEDAWLELHHYLNPDAVDGTNDLHAPVVYVQTPVTAKPKSTCQAVLDFFGASTRGMSLPRLMQQVAQSLSDHGVKALILDDINRLRMHRADDQDTLDLIRAFMSMNVTLILVGVDIPGSGLLRDARWDARQRQWVMDPSEHARVHGLEATQTERRFDLVELDRFRTSTPEEATSFQAHLRGIEAHLRLLKAKPGMLTGGAMPEYLMRRTSGVVGVLERLIEDGAQEAMDSGKELLDENLLDEIVISLDDPSRDPSTGEIPPIPGRGTSSRTAIVNKGARSRRKNTVFDDRGPAAAGTAG, via the coding sequence GTGAGCGAGGTGACTCCGCGAAGCGTTCTGGCGGAACTGGCCAGCGGCACGAAGCCACGGCGGGACACCTACGAGGGCTGGCAGCGATACCGGACGACCCGCGGCCAGTTCCTGGCGGCTCCCATCCTGACCTTCACCCAGTGGCGGGCGATGAGCTCGTCGGAGCGGTCGCTCTACGACCTGCACCGCACGGCCACCCACGTCAACCTGCCGTTGCAGGAGACCCCGATGTCACTGCGGGTCGGCCGACTTGTCAACCGACGTCTGCGCAACAACGCACTCAAGCAGAACGTGGCCACCCGGCCTGGGGTGATGGTCTCCGGCTGGGGCTACCAGGGCAAGACGGAGACCGTCTGCGAGGTCGCTGCCGCCTTCGAGGACGCCTGGCTGGAGCTGCACCACTACCTCAATCCCGACGCCGTGGACGGGACGAACGACCTGCACGCCCCGGTCGTCTATGTCCAAACCCCGGTGACCGCCAAGCCGAAGAGCACCTGCCAGGCCGTGCTGGACTTCTTCGGCGCCAGCACGCGCGGCATGAGCCTGCCCCGGCTGATGCAGCAGGTCGCCCAGTCCCTGAGCGACCACGGCGTCAAGGCCCTGATCCTGGACGACATCAATCGGCTGCGCATGCACCGCGCCGACGACCAGGACACCCTCGACCTGATCCGGGCCTTCATGAGCATGAACGTCACGCTCATCCTGGTCGGCGTCGACATTCCCGGCAGCGGGCTGCTGCGGGATGCCCGGTGGGACGCCAGACAGCGACAGTGGGTGATGGACCCCTCCGAGCACGCTCGTGTCCACGGCCTGGAGGCCACCCAGACCGAGCGACGCTTCGACCTGGTGGAGCTCGACCGTTTCCGCACTTCCACTCCCGAAGAAGCCACCTCGTTCCAGGCCCACCTCCGTGGCATCGAAGCTCACCTGAGGCTGCTGAAGGCCAAGCCGGGCATGCTCACCGGCGGCGCGATGCCTGAGTACCTGATGCGCCGCACCAGCGGCGTCGTCGGTGTCCTGGAACGGCTCATCGAGGACGGTGCTCAGGAGGCCATGGACAGCGGGAAAGAACTCCTCGACGAGAACTTGCTCGACGAGATCGTCATCAGTCTCGACGACCCCAGCCGCGACCCGTCGACCGGGGAGATCCCACCGATTCCCGGAAGGGGTACATCCTCGAGAACCGCGATTGTGAACAAGGGCGCCCGTAGCCGGAGGAAGAACACCGTCTTCGACGACCGCGGGCCGGCTGCGGCCGGAACTGCGGGGTGA